A genomic segment from Aegilops tauschii subsp. strangulata cultivar AL8/78 chromosome 1, Aet v6.0, whole genome shotgun sequence encodes:
- the LOC109763633 gene encoding low temperature-induced protein lt101.2: MGSETFVEILLAILLPPVGVFLRYGIGVEFWICLLLTLLGYIPGIIYAIFVLVA; this comes from the exons ATGGGTTCGGAGACGTTCGTGGAGATCCTGCTGGCCATCTTGCTGCCGCCGGTCGGCGTCTTCCTCCGCTACGGCATCGGC GTGGAGTTCTGGATCTGCCTGCTGCTCACGCTGCTGGGCTACATCCCCGGCATCATCTACGCCATCTTCGTCCTCGTCGCATAG